In one window of Carassius auratus strain Wakin unplaced genomic scaffold, ASM336829v1 scaf_tig00014999, whole genome shotgun sequence DNA:
- the lrr1 gene encoding leucine-rich repeat protein 1, producing MRLQCDVEVVNRALPSLGLRRNGRSRRAVLSIGKHLDRNPSSSGLFLLICTAKDRSGARYKLKDNIEKFFTWFVEEGKATVRLKEPAIDICLSKADISSLKSFLSAARLAHRGSDTDSLPLSALGPARARDVEKPKKKLSILSKKDYPLTSSFPCSLEQLQVSYCRLTRVDMRMLTLRALRRLDLSNNHIKKLPSTIGDLSCLAELILHNNHLESFSDGLCSSTLQTSLQHLDLSQNQLQVLPARFCQLQQLVNLKLDDNKLSRLPFHIGRLSKLRFLSAAHNQLTVLPASFRKLCLENLDLFGNPFSQANALEHTMHLTFPLTLQELASRAVLELRIPHGPHVVPLHLCHQLDFSKACDCGRVCVNSFIQTAVSMNLHLVSHTVVLVDNMGGTEAPVQKHFCSLMCYCEFMDGCVQRDLR from the exons ATGAGGCTGCAGTGTGATGTGGAGGTCGTTAACCGCGCGTTACCGTCGCTGGGGCTGCGGAGGAACGGCAGATCGCGCCGTGCGGTTCTGTCCATCGGGAAACACTTGGACCGGAACCCGAGCAGCAGCGGCCTGTTTCTGCTCATCTGCACCGCCAAAGACCGCAGCGGAGCCCGATACAAG ctgAAGGACAACATCGAGAAGTTCTTCACCTGGTTCGTGGAAGAAGGCAAAGCCACGGTTCGACTGAAGGAGCCTGCGATTGACATCTGTCTGAGTAAA gccgACATCAGCAGCCTGAAGAGCTTCCTCTCCGCCGCTCGTCTGGCTCACAGAGGAAGTGACACGGACTCGCTCCCTCTGTCGGCCCTCGGCCCGGCCCGCGCCCGTGATGTGGAGAAACCCAAGAAGAAGCTCAGCATTCTGTCGAAGAAGGACTATCCGCTCACGTCCAGCTTCCCGTGTTCTCTGGAGCAGCTGCAGGTGTCGTACTGCAGACTGACCCGTGTGGACATGCGCATGCTGACCCTCAGAGCCCTGCGCCGGCTGGACCTCAGCAACAACCACATCAAGAAGCTGCCCTCCACCATCGGTGACCTGAGCTGCCTCGCAGAGCTGATTCTCCACAACAACCACCTGGAGAGCTTCAGCGACGGCCTGTGCTCCTCGACCCTGCAGACGTCGCTCCAGCATCTGGACCTGAGTCAGAACCAGCTGCAGGTCCTGCCCGCTCGCTTCTGTCAGCTGCAGCAGCTGGTCAACCTCAAACTGGACGATAACAAACTCTCGCGGCTGCCTTTCCACATCGGTCGGCTCTCCAAGCTGCGCTTCCTGTCCGCCGCTCACAACCAGCTCACCGTACTTCCTGCCAGCTTCAGAAAACTGTGCCTGGAGAACCTGGACCTGTTTGGAAACCCGTTCTCTCAAGCCAACGCTCTGGAGCACACGATGCACCTCACGTTCCCGCTGACGCTGCAGGAGCTGGCGTCCCGCGCCGTGCTGGAGCTCAG AATCCCACACGGTCCTCACGTCGTGCCGCTGCACCTGTGTCACCAGCTGGACTTCTCTAAAGCGTGCGACTGCGGCCGGGTCTGTGTGAACTCCTTCATCCAGACGGCCGTCAGCATGAACCTGCACCTGGTGTCTCACACCGTAGTGTTGGTGGATAACATGGGCGGCACCGAGGCTCCGGTGCAGAAGCACTTCTGCTCGCTCATGTGTTACTGTGAGTTCATGGACGGCTGCGTGCAGCGTGATCTGAGATGA
- the LOC113074529 gene encoding protein kintoun-like: protein MDFSKLEEMNLTRDEINRFGEALKDEKFRELLNEYATEISDPENKRRYEEEITQLEKDRGTNVQFIHPEAHHVLKTRGAREKRFINICSNQLIDKPSCEAGRDRDGKTGFHWRLPFSLTPGRPDRDASGNSCVIHDVIFHPDALHAAENNKRLMELLHRTAIGGVEDSFHIKLDRRNIKQLKMKYKGVPQAAVIRRPIPGHERQQSTRDLEQTHTEPEPEPEPEPEPEPEASCAAPPDHEDSRSSSSSQPTEPHYTVKYRSVVDLQDYRCSRDSGPGARPTDIIITVSLPLLRSAQDAELLVLERRLVLQSHKPAYKLDLPLSYPVDEDKGDAKFNKTKKQLTITLPVQPARSTELQQTRCDEMKSEEEEDQTRCDEMKSEEEEDQTRCDEMKRSEEEEDQIRCDEMKRSEEEDQIRCDEMKRSEEEEDQIRCDEMKSEEEEDQTRCDEMKRSEEEEDQTRCDEMKSEEEEDQTRCDEMKSEEEEDQTRCDEMKSEEEEDQTRCDEMKRSEEEEEDQIPRTSNEEVLETELNCSIVSPSAGDTAGLQQEPLACQLINLTTEPQTPDHLQLICSVETDNEDGTHINRAVDSPNTKCSSESEIQTHVKANAGDEDVHEVSGALHTENTASDANALFPHQTLDTDNTALNQQLNHEEDQSSSQDEPETRRSSEDHESTAEEPASADGVILREIERDGRDVFICSHKTSAALCFQNSLWSDLD, encoded by the exons ATGGATTTCAGCAAACTCGAAGAAATGAATCTGACACGTGATGAAATAAATCGTTTCGGTGAAGCTCTAAAAGACGAGAAGTTCCGCGAGTTACTGAACGAATACGCGACCGAGATCTCAGACCCCGAGAACAAGAGAAGATACGAGGAGGAGATCACACAGCTGGAGAAGGACAGAGGAACGAACGTGCAGTTCATTCACCCCGAAGCTCATCACGTGCTGAAGACCCGAGGAGCACGCGAGAAGCGCTTCATCAATATCTGCTCCAATCAGCTGATCGATAAACCCTCGTGTGAAGCGGGCCGAGACCGAGACGGGAAGACGGGCTTCCACTGGCGCTTACCGTTCAGTCTGACACCGGGCAGACCGGACCGAGACGCCTCCGGGAACAGCTGCGTGATTCATGACGTCATCTTCCACCCAGACGCGCTGCACGCGGCGGAAAACAACAAGAGACTGATGGAGCTGCTCCACAGAACCGCGATCGGAGGCGTCGAAGACTCCTTCCACATCAAGCTGGACAGAAGGAATATAAAGCAGCTGAAAATGAAGTATAAAGGTGTTCCTCAGGCGGCTGTGATCCGCAGACCGATTCCTGGCCACGAGCGGCAGCAGAGCACCAGAGACCTGGAGCAGACCCacacagaaccagaaccagaaccagaaccagaacccgAACCCGAACCCGAAGCCTCCTGTGCCGCTCCTCCAGATCATGAGGACTCCAGATCTTCATCATCCAGTCAGCCTACTGAACCACATTACACCGTAAAGTATCGGTCCGTCGTCGATCTGCAGGACTACAGGTGCTCCAGAGACTCGGGGCCCGGGGCCCGACCCACAGACATCATCATCACTGTGTCTTTACCGCTGCTGAGATCTGCGCAGGACGCTGAGCTGCTCGTCCTGGAGCGACGGCTCGTCCTGCAGTCTCACAAACCAGCGTATAAACTAGATCTTCCGCTCTCCTATCCTGTGGATGAAGACAAAGGAGACGCCAAGTTCAACAAAACCAAGAAACAGCTGACCATCACTCTTCCTGTTCAGCCAGCGAGGAGCACAGAATTACAGCAGACCAGATGTGATGAGATGAAgagtgaggaggaggaagatcAGACCAGATGTGATGAGATGAAgagtgaggaggaggaagatcAGACCAGATGTGATGAGATGAAGAGGAGCGAGGAAGAGGAAGATCAGATCAGATGTGATGAGATGAAGAGGAGTGAGGAGGAAGATCAGATCAGATGTGATGAGATGAAGAGGAGCGAGGAAGAGGAAGATCAGATCAGATGTGATGAGATGAAgagtgaggaggaggaagatcAGACCAGATGTGATGAGATGAAGAGgagcgaggaggaggaggatcagACCAGATGTGATGAGATGAAgagcgaggaggaggaggatcagACCAGATGTGATGAGATGAAGAGCGAGGAGGAGGAAGATCAGACCAGATGTGATGAGATGAAgagtgaggaggaggaagatcAGACCAGATGTGATGAGATGAAGAGgagcgaggaggaggaggaggatcagATCCCTCGCACATCTAATGAGGAGGTTCTGGAGACAGAATTAAACTGCAGTATTGTCAGTCCTTCAGCAGGTGATACAGCCGGACTACAGCAAGAGCCTTTAGCATGTCAGTTAATCAATTTAACGACAGAACCACAGACACCTGATCATTTACAGCTCATCTGCTCTGTGGAAACAGACAATGAAGATGGAACCCACATCAATCGAGCGGTCGACTCACCAAATACA AAGTGTTCCAGTGAGTCTGAGATCCAAACCCATGTGAAAGCAAACGCTGGAGATGAAGACGTCCATGAAGTGAGCGGCGCCCTGCACACAGAAAACACAGCGAGTGACGCTAATGCATTATTTCCTCACCAGACACTGGACACAGATAATACTGCACTAAACCAGCAACTGAATCACGAGGAGGATCAGAGCTCTTCTCAGGACGAGCCAGAGACGAGACGTTCCTCAGAAGACCACGAGAGCACAGCGGAGGAACCAGCGTCTGCTGACGGAGTCATCTTGAGAGAGATCGAGCGCGACGGCAGAGACGTCTTCATCTGCAGTCACAAGACCTCGGCCGCTCTGTGCTTCCAGAACTCTCTCTGGTCTGATTTGGACTAA